GTTGCTAACTACCAAATGAATGTAATTTTTAGACATCTTAATTAAACACAATAGTAAATTACTTATTACTATAAATAATAGGTTAGATTGTAAATGTAGGATACCAATTGTATCAAACTGAAAATAAGAAAAACGCACACGCTATAAGCGAACACACTTTGACCCTTTTCTTTATAGTAAAACTCAACAAAAACAAATGACTTACATAaccctctatttatactaaacgtTAAACTAACTACACTCTCTAGTAAGAATACTAataaactcaattaaataaacTATACCAATAGTCTTCATCAATGTGGTCGCGTGTGACTGATGTGGAGAGGGGAAAACAGAGGCCGGAGAAAGATGGGGCAACTGATGTAGAGGCCGTTCAGGAGGAAGAGCGGGGAAGAGCCCCCTAGCGTCAGAGATAGTCTACAACCCCACTCCCCCAGCGTCGGAGATAGTCTAACGTATTAAATTTGTTAAACTTGTGACTTAATGTTTTACCAAGTAATGAGCCATCTCATCCTATATTTTGATCAAAACTGTAATATAAATTACGCGGTTAACCCATGCATGCTTATCTGAATTGAAATAGTCTTTTGGGTAATTCATTTTGGTTACTTGGATAAAGATCaaatataaataaatttaacGTACTAAACATACAAACTGAATGAAAAGATAAAAAAGCACGGTGTCATTTTTGTAATTATGAGtaactatcaaaattactctTGTATCTTCTGTatagtaattttgtaaaattactctgcatcaaaattacttttacaagttaatcaaaattactctgcaagtttatcaaaaaactgtagagtaattttgatcttttgtagtttaattttgataattaccctacaagactaaaattactttacaaaagatcaaaattactctacagtttttttttttttttttttttttttgggggggggggaaggttagtgtaattttgataattaccctacaagaacaaaattactctgcaagACCAttctacaaaattactctacaaaagatcaaaattactctacaggtaCATTTATaaagtaactttgatagttactaataattacaaaaatatcACCACctacttttttttttcatgtaaTTCGTATGTTTTATAcgttaaatttatttttacaaTAACTTTCCTCTTAGTTATTAGTTAGTTTAGCGGATATGGGATTAGTAATCTTTAGGTTATGTAGACAAGTATTTTCAAATGAAGAGTTGGAAtaattttgaatttaaaattgaattatgcctctctctctctctctccctaggTCGGGTGACCAAAACATAGCTACTCTGCCACCACGTGAAGTACTAGCATGTTACTTTTTCTCTCTCTCATCAATCACATATGGTCCAACCGATAAAACATTGTTTGTGTACGAAAGCATCAAGTGTTCCTTCATAAGTTCATACCTTATGTTTCTTCTTCTTCACTTTGTGCGATtacagcaccaccaccaccactaacaGATCTACAGTTTATTAAAGCTTTTGTACCAGACAAGAGACTTATATCTAAAAATAGCATACAAAACTATTGTTTCCCTTTGTTAACATGGAACATGTAGGTTCTTCAAACATTCATCAAGAAGAACCTCCATTGTTTTTGGACTTCCCTTCACCTTTTTTTGATAGTATCTCAACTACTCCAATACAAACAAATGATCTCAGCACCCCAAACAAACCGCTAAATGTCACCGAGCCTTCGCCTTCTGAATCGAAACGACTAAAGAAAAGATGTGGTGGTAAGAAAGATAGGCACAGCAAGATACATACAGCACAAGGTCTTAGAGACAGGAGGATGAGATTGTCCCTTCATATTGCTAGAAAGTTTTTTGATCTTCAAGACTTGTTAGGGTTTGACAAAGCCAGTAAGACAATTGAGTGGCTTTTCAGCAAGTCCAATAAAGCCATCAAAGAGGTTTCTGAAAACTTTAGTCCACAACACACTAATACAAGCATGAATGATCAAGATACTTCTGAAGTTGGTTTGACTAGTGAGAACAAAACTGCTACAAACAATCTTGACAACTCAAGGGAGGAGGATATCAAGAACAGGGAATCAAGGATGAAGCGTATCGATCCGAATAATTCGTCGGTAAGGGAAACTAGAGACCAGGCAAGAGCAAGAGCCAGGGAGAGAACAAGAGAAAGACTGATGATCAAAGAACTTGAGAAGTCAAAACAGTTGTTTGGAAGAAACCCTAATGAAGAAATTAACAAATTAGGGTTAGGCTACTTACCAAGCTCTAATAATAACAATGCAGAAGAATTAGGGTTCATCACTTCTAGTCCTTCTGAACCCATCCAACAAGAATCATCAACTTCCTCCCTTGAAAATTCCCACACTCATCACTTGCTTCCGGTTTcgcaatcaaacaaacaaacaaacgtaTCCAGTAATATCCCATTCAAAGTAGGGTATGAGAATGATGAGACGAGGGCAAACATTTTCTCTATTCCAGGAGACAGAGAGGCTGCTTTCACCGTTCCAGAATGGCAATCAACCACCAATAATCTTAACATTTTTGAAAATTATTCAGGAAGTGTTGTGGGCACATCAACTACTTGCTCCACATTGACCAACCACAACCCTCCAGCAGGTTGGCTGAATTCCTGGAATGGATTCTTGCCTGGTGAATGGGATGCTGACAATTTTGTAAACGAGTACTACAACTATGGAATTGTGCCAACAACTGTTTCTCTGACAGGTGATATTTATGATCAAAACCCTAGCTCGTTTATCCTGTCAAGCACAACCAACATTCTTCATGTCCAATCTCAAAACCAAGGCAAGTAAGCTGATTCCTAAAGTTAAAACATTAGCATGTGTGTTAGCATTGtgtatgtataaatatatatgGTCCTACTCCATCCTATCTCTCTTCAGTCCCTAGGACTTCTGGTAATTGgatttttttaaaattccagtCTATAAACATATATTTGAAAAGCAAATCAAGAATGTATTAAAACAATTATTGTCTGTGTGTTGGATATAACATACGGCTAGATTGTACTTTAGGTAATCTTTTTAATTaccattttgtattttttttccttGAATTTTCTATTAATTAAATTTTGTAAATCATATATAAGTTATGTAGTGTGTTAATATGTGTGGTGACAATATTCAGTGAAAATTTCTTTGTTGTTCATTAATAGTTGGATAACACGTAATCATTTATCCTTTAGAAAGTGTTAATCACAGTCATATAAATCAGCAGAAATGATCCAGTTGCGTTAAATATATAAATCTAGAAAAAATTATAATTAGGTTTCTGATCTAGTTTATATACTGCAAAATAAACCGATAATTATACATTATGAACATATATATTGCCACTTAATCGGATTAATGTCGACATTCTAACatatatacatttatatatgctaATGGGTTAATTTTCTTGAAATGGTGCAATTAGCATACATATATCTATGAGTTAGAAATGTAAAGGAAATAAGAGTAAAAAAATTGTTTCAAGTGATATTATACTTTGGTGCTCTGTGTAGAAGATTTGCTAGAATGTTTGCTTGTTTAGCATCAATCTTTTGTGACAATTCATTTTATCTCACATTTCTCACAATAGTTTCTTGGTACCTAGAAGTGTCTTGATATGGAATGCTTTTCTATATATGCTCTTCATTGTATAATGTTTAGTACCTAGAAGTCTCTTGATATGGAATGCTTTTCTATATATGCTCTTCATTGTCCTAACATTTGGTACCTAGAAGTGTCTTGATATGGAATGCTTTTCTATATATGCTCTTCATTGTCCTAACATATTTTCTGGTTTGATAACAATAATTCCAAATGCATGCCAATTCTCACAATAGTTTCTTGCTAGCTAGAAGTGTCTTAATATGGAATGCTTTTCTGCTCTCATTGTCCTAACATATTTTCTGCTTTGATAACAATAATTCCAATTGCCTGCCAACCTTCAAGAGGTGGTACAATTGTAAGCACATGATTCACTCTAGGAGATGTATTGGGTTCAAATATCTTTGCTTCTACTTGTTTCTTGCAATAACTTGTTGAAGGTCACTTGACCAGCACAAGTTGCGATTTACCAAATCTTGTTAGTTAGAAGGTTTTGGAAGATCCTGTGAGTTTTACGATAACAAGTTCTTATGGTTACCAAAAAAAATTCCAAATGCTTGCTATACTGAATCTCATTCTAATAAAAATCGAAATAAAAGAATTAGCATGCCAGTACACTTGGAAATAAAATGGACTATAACATAACACAAAAGAAGCCAGGGATACATTGAGCTTGTCTTGATCAACATCAAACCAATCATCGTTTACAAGCATGTGTTCATAAATCAGTTATAAAGTTTTGTACaactctgtttttttttttttttttttttttttttgatgaaaaATTCGGACTTTCTTAATATATATTATGTGAAATTTAAATTAGCATTCTAGCAAGATGTTATAAGCACAATAACTACAATATACTTGATGAATGAGATAAATAATTAACTTGGTTATAAGCTCTATTACCACACTACATATGAGAAGACAAAGACATGCTAATCCATGGAAGTGTTTCATGCAAATACATGATAAAATGAAAGTGCATGCATATTATTAGTATAGGTGGTATATGCATTCACTTTCTCATGCATGTTTATTCATATATGATAGCATAAAATTGACCAACAGAGCAGCTTGGTCTTCGTTTTTGGGCAGGCTTTTATTTTGAGCTTTATGATGTTCAGTGCCGACCACATTAAATAGATGATAAATGCAAGCATCAGTAGTTATTGGATTGATCATAATTAAGCAAAAAcatcaaaaataaataaataaaagatggAGAACATGTACAACTATTCATAACACACATCTACAATAACAAAGATGTTCTATGAATCTTCTAAGGCCACCCGTAGTGGGGCTCCATATCAGGGAAAAAGACAACATGGCGCCCCATAGCGCCCATGAACACCGTTACGGGGGCGCCATGTACGTGCGGCCTCTCCCTCCTCCTCGCGAACACCATCACGGCGTGGCCCTTTCTTCccaactcacacacacacacacacacacacatatatatatatatatataaccccATACATATATATCTCCATTACACACTCAAGCTATATAAAGCCccataaaccccccccccctcttacGCGTTCCGCTacttgtcgcataacgccccacaaaggCCTTTATGACTACAAATGGTCTACGGTGCTAATATTATCAGGGGCGGTTCTATGTGGGGGCCGGGGGTTCCTGAGATACCTCTCAGCTTTCTTGACGAAGTGGAAAATATATTTCATTTTATGTATCAGATACCCCTCCTAAGCAAATATTAGGACATCTCTTAATGCAGGTAAAAAAATTTCACTGCTTATGAATGTACGGTAAAAAATAGATTAGAAGTCCCCTGAAGTTTTCTTCTAAACCTACCGTTAGGTAatagtgtatttttttttcttgaaaatgTAGATATAGCAGTTAAAAATATCTACAATAACAAAATTAATGATAGATGGTGTAACTAACGATTATtcttacaattttttttacctttttatatGTTACTATTTTTTatggaaataaaataaaaaaaataaaatatatgcaGATCATCGAGCTACATATATGTATCGTCACGAGCCTATCTATGTATAGtttcttagtttttttttcttaatttataATAATATCCTTTTAATAAAATGAAAATGTTGATAAAAAAATTTGTTGGTTGATAGTGGTTATCTTAAGTAACTTTGTAATTTGCTTAGTAGGGTGGACAGTGCGTAAGCTAGATGGGGTTGCAGGATGGGTACACGTTCCACGGAAACGCCGTCACAAGTCCTGTCAGTTTGGCCATTTGAACCCATTCTGGGTTCATGAACGTTTGCCAGATGGATTTCTTTAATGTTATACACAAGTTTCTAGAAAGGTAAATGGTTTATTGGATGGTAATGTAACTCAATATTGTTGGATGATAAGTTAAAAAGATAGTGGGTTCAACTAGTAAGAAGGGCCACCCACTTGAACCAAAGAACCCAAACAATAGAAGGATGTGACCATATTTGAACCGTCTCGAACTCAATTCAACCCTAAAAGGAAGGAGCAGAAGGACGTGACCTCATTTGAACCGCCTCCAACTCAATTCAACCCTAAAAGGAAGGAGCACCCGTCTTAGAACCCACATCACCCTAACATTTTTTATTAGTTAAAGTTGAATAGAAAATCAAATAGAATTAATAAACACATTTCATAGGACTAAAGATAATTTTAAACTTGAACTGTCAAAGGACCGTTG
The sequence above is drawn from the Helianthus annuus cultivar XRQ/B chromosome 12, HanXRQr2.0-SUNRISE, whole genome shotgun sequence genome and encodes:
- the LOC110894564 gene encoding transcription factor TCP12: MEHVGSSNIHQEEPPLFLDFPSPFFDSISTTPIQTNDLSTPNKPLNVTEPSPSESKRLKKRCGGKKDRHSKIHTAQGLRDRRMRLSLHIARKFFDLQDLLGFDKASKTIEWLFSKSNKAIKEVSENFSPQHTNTSMNDQDTSEVGLTSENKTATNNLDNSREEDIKNRESRMKRIDPNNSSVRETRDQARARARERTRERLMIKELEKSKQLFGRNPNEEINKLGLGYLPSSNNNNAEELGFITSSPSEPIQQESSTSSLENSHTHHLLPVSQSNKQTNVSSNIPFKVGYENDETRANIFSIPGDREAAFTVPEWQSTTNNLNIFENYSGSVVGTSTTCSTLTNHNPPAGWLNSWNGFLPGEWDADNFVNEYYNYGIVPTTVSLTGDIYDQNPSSFILSSTTNILHVQSQNQGK